In Mycobacterium stomatepiae, the following are encoded in one genomic region:
- a CDS encoding DUF3060 domain-containing protein has protein sequence MRVHITDHPSRLAALAVAAVVLGGCSSTANPPGNPSTTTKSSAPTTTTGAAAPTTSGSESTTASVEIGDTLNYGSMGTTATLDCASGKSLDVAGSNNTLTVTGSCVTVNVGGTNNKITIDKVDTRITVLGLDNTITYKDGEPKVDNLGSGNTISKGS, from the coding sequence TTGCGCGTCCACATCACTGACCATCCGTCCAGGCTCGCGGCGCTCGCCGTCGCGGCTGTAGTGCTAGGCGGCTGCAGTTCGACCGCCAACCCGCCCGGGAACCCGAGCACGACGACCAAGAGCAGCGCGCCCACCACGACGACGGGCGCGGCGGCGCCGACGACTTCCGGCAGCGAAAGCACCACGGCGTCAGTCGAAATCGGGGACACGCTGAATTACGGATCGATGGGGACGACGGCCACGCTCGACTGCGCCAGCGGCAAATCGCTGGATGTCGCCGGTTCCAACAACACTTTGACCGTCACCGGCAGCTGCGTGACGGTGAATGTCGGCGGCACCAACAACAAGATCACCATCGACAAGGTCGACACCCGGATCACGGTGCTGGGTCTCGACAACACCATCACCTACAAGGATGGCGAACCGAAGGTCGACAACCTCGGCTCGGGTAACACCATCAGCAAGGGCAGCTGA
- a CDS encoding crotonase/enoyl-CoA hydratase family protein — translation MTDPVRVERMGPVTTVILNRPEARNAVNGPTAAALYAAFDEFDRDDSASVAVLWGDGGTFCAGADLKAFGTSESNEIHTTGPGPMGPSRMLLSKPVIAAVSGYAVAGGLELAIWCDLRVAEEDAVFGVFCRRWGVPLIDGGTVRLPRLIGQSRAMNMILTGRGVKADEALAMGLANRVVPKGESRQAAEKLAAELAALPQQCLRADRLSALQQWGLPESSAIDQEFASIWKVAAEANEGAGRFAAGAGRHGAPAG, via the coding sequence ATGACTGATCCGGTGCGAGTAGAGCGCATGGGCCCGGTGACCACGGTGATCCTCAACCGGCCGGAAGCGCGCAATGCCGTGAACGGCCCGACGGCCGCCGCGCTGTATGCCGCGTTCGACGAGTTCGACCGCGACGACTCCGCTTCGGTGGCGGTGCTGTGGGGCGACGGCGGAACCTTCTGCGCGGGAGCCGATTTGAAGGCCTTCGGCACGTCGGAGTCCAACGAGATCCACACCACCGGCCCCGGCCCGATGGGCCCTTCGCGAATGCTGTTGTCCAAACCCGTGATTGCCGCGGTGAGTGGCTATGCCGTCGCGGGCGGTCTGGAGCTGGCCATATGGTGCGATCTGCGGGTGGCCGAGGAGGATGCCGTGTTCGGCGTGTTCTGCCGTCGCTGGGGGGTGCCGCTGATCGACGGCGGCACCGTGCGGCTGCCACGCCTGATCGGGCAGAGCCGGGCGATGAACATGATACTCACCGGTCGCGGTGTGAAAGCCGACGAAGCGCTCGCGATGGGACTGGCCAATCGCGTTGTCCCCAAGGGCGAATCGCGACAGGCCGCCGAGAAGTTGGCCGCCGAGTTGGCCGCGCTACCGCAGCAGTGCCTGCGAGCGGACCGGCTTTCCGCGCTACAGCAGTGGGGGTTGCCGGAATCGTCGGCAATCGACCAAGAATTCGCGAGCATCTGGAAAGTTGCCGCCGAGGCCAACGAAGGCGCGGGGCGGTTCGCGGCCGGCGCCGGCCGCCACGGGGCTCCCGCTGGCTAG
- a CDS encoding PaaX family transcriptional regulator C-terminal domain-containing protein, whose protein sequence is MANMTARSVVLSVLLGAHPAWATASDLIRLTADFGIKETTLRVALTRMVGAGDLIRSADGYRLSDRLLARQSRQDEAMRPPTRAWDGDWHVVIVTSVGADARTRAAQRASMYRKRFGELREGVWMRPDNLDLDLEPDVADRVRVLKARDDEPEQLVAELWDLPAWVKAGNKLLDEMAEACDIPGRFVVAAAIVRHLLTDPMLPDELLPDDWPGVRLRSVYHDFATELLQRRDATQLLEAR, encoded by the coding sequence ATGGCGAACATGACGGCCCGGTCGGTGGTCCTGAGCGTGCTGCTCGGCGCCCACCCCGCCTGGGCAACGGCGAGCGACTTGATCAGGCTGACAGCAGATTTCGGGATCAAGGAGACGACGCTGCGGGTCGCGCTGACCCGCATGGTCGGCGCCGGCGACCTGATCCGGTCCGCCGACGGGTACCGGCTTTCGGATCGGCTGCTGGCCCGTCAGAGTCGCCAGGACGAGGCGATGCGGCCACCAACCCGAGCCTGGGATGGAGACTGGCACGTCGTGATCGTCACTAGCGTGGGCGCCGATGCCCGCACCCGGGCCGCGCAGCGAGCCAGCATGTACCGCAAGCGTTTCGGTGAACTGCGCGAGGGTGTCTGGATGCGCCCCGACAACCTCGACCTCGACTTGGAGCCCGACGTTGCCGACCGGGTGCGCGTGCTCAAGGCGCGCGACGACGAACCCGAACAGCTGGTCGCCGAGCTGTGGGATCTGCCCGCTTGGGTGAAGGCCGGAAACAAGTTGCTCGACGAGATGGCCGAAGCCTGCGACATTCCCGGCCGGTTCGTGGTGGCCGCCGCCATAGTGCGGCACCTGCTAACCGATCCGATGCTGCCCGACGAACTGCTGCCCGACGATTGGCCGGGCGTGCGGCTGCGCAGTGTCTATCACGACTTCGCGACCGAATTGCTGCAGCGGCGCGACGCAACTCAACTTCTGGAGGCGAGATGA
- a CDS encoding crotonase/enoyl-CoA hydratase family protein: MTHAIRPVDFDNLKTMTYEVTDRVARITFNRPEKGSAIVADTPLELSALVERADLDPNVHVILVSGRGEGFCAGFDLSAYADRTGSAGGTGAYQGTVLDGKTQGVNHLPDRPWDPMIDYQMMSRFVRGFSSLMHADKPTVVKIHGYCVAGGTDIALHADQVIAAADAKIGYPPTRVWGVPAAGLWAHRLGDQRAKRLLFTGDSITGAQAAEWGLAVEAPEPKDLDERTERLVERIAAVPVNQLIMVKLALNSALLQQGVATSRMVSTVFDGVARHTQEGHDFVADSVEHGFREAVRHRDEPFGDHGRRTSGV, encoded by the coding sequence GTGACACATGCGATCAGGCCGGTCGACTTCGACAACCTGAAAACGATGACCTACGAGGTCACCGACCGGGTTGCGCGGATCACGTTTAACCGGCCGGAAAAGGGCAGCGCGATCGTCGCGGACACCCCGCTGGAGCTCTCGGCGTTGGTCGAGCGTGCCGATCTCGACCCTAACGTCCACGTCATTCTGGTATCCGGTCGCGGCGAGGGCTTTTGCGCCGGCTTCGACCTGTCCGCCTATGCCGACCGCACCGGCTCGGCCGGCGGCACCGGGGCATATCAAGGCACCGTGCTCGACGGGAAGACCCAGGGTGTCAACCATTTGCCGGACCGGCCGTGGGACCCGATGATCGACTATCAGATGATGAGTCGATTCGTGCGCGGGTTTTCCAGCCTGATGCACGCCGACAAGCCGACGGTGGTCAAAATCCACGGCTACTGCGTGGCTGGCGGCACCGATATCGCACTGCACGCCGACCAGGTGATCGCCGCCGCCGACGCCAAAATCGGCTACCCGCCCACCCGGGTGTGGGGTGTGCCGGCGGCCGGTCTGTGGGCGCATCGACTCGGTGATCAGCGCGCCAAACGTCTTCTGTTCACTGGTGATTCGATCACCGGCGCGCAGGCCGCGGAGTGGGGCCTGGCCGTCGAGGCGCCGGAACCCAAAGACCTTGACGAGCGCACCGAGCGGCTGGTGGAGCGCATCGCGGCCGTTCCGGTCAATCAGCTGATCATGGTCAAACTTGCGCTGAATTCCGCTCTGCTGCAACAGGGTGTGGCGACCAGCCGGATGGTCAGCACGGTGTTCGACGGTGTCGCCAGGCACACCCAGGAGGGCCACGACTTCGTTGCCGACTCCGTCGAGCACGGCTTCCGCGAAGCGGTCCGGCATCGCGACGAGCCGTTTGGCGACCATGGCCGCCGTACCTCCGGGGTGTAG